From the genome of Hymenobacter sp. PAMC 26628, one region includes:
- a CDS encoding glycosyl hydrolase family 28 protein, with amino-acid sequence MSNCSFIGTDVGLRFKTARGRGGVVENIFVDGVAMTDIAGEAILFDMYYAAKDPVPLAGESTAPPVIAPMPLNAGTPVFRGFRIRNVVCKGAATGILVRGLPEMSIKDIALENITIECQKGLLCQEASGIRFTNVTLLSADTKPVLEVQNSQDIRFDGLRYTAGADLLLRVSGDRSKNVQLVNTDRKAAKKDVEIGPKVGKKAVVISQR; translated from the coding sequence GTGAGCAACTGCTCGTTTATTGGCACCGACGTGGGGCTGCGCTTCAAGACGGCCCGCGGCCGCGGCGGCGTGGTGGAGAACATTTTTGTGGACGGCGTGGCCATGACCGACATTGCCGGCGAGGCGATTCTTTTCGACATGTACTACGCTGCCAAGGACCCTGTGCCGCTGGCCGGCGAATCGACGGCGCCGCCCGTTATTGCGCCCATGCCGCTGAACGCGGGCACGCCGGTGTTCCGGGGTTTCCGCATCCGTAACGTGGTGTGCAAGGGCGCGGCCACCGGCATCCTGGTGCGGGGCCTGCCAGAGATGAGCATCAAGGACATAGCGCTGGAAAACATCACCATTGAGTGCCAGAAAGGCCTGCTGTGCCAGGAGGCCAGCGGCATCCGCTTCACGAACGTGACGCTGCTTTCGGCCGATACCAAGCCGGTGCTGGAAGTGCAAAACAGCCAGGATATTCGCTTCGACGGCCTGCGCTACACCGCCGGCGCCGACCTGTTGCTGCGCGTGAGCGGCGACCGCAGCAAGAACGTGCAACTGGTGAACACCGACCGCAAAGCCGCCAAAAAAGACGTGGAAATCGGCCCGAAAGTGGGCAAGAAAGCCGTCGTGATTTCGCAGCGCTAG
- a CDS encoding rhamnogalacturonan acetylesterase — protein sequence MSDKPLDKAERGWGMYFQQYFDGQIEVHDVAVNGRSTRNFRTEGRWAKVLAELHPGDWVFIQFGHNDSKMEDTARYVAPQTAYRQNLTRFVQEARQKGALPVLLTPVGRRYFDAKGQRKDDHGEYPGVAKEVAKQQKVPLIDLHETSWALYAQLGEKGTQPLFWSYQNGAHNAKLDNTHFSAYGAERVAQLVAQDVKKLNLPLAKNLRATGFDGKFVFDLPVVLAPYFEKDTFNIKRLSK from the coding sequence ATGTCGGACAAGCCGCTTGATAAGGCCGAGCGGGGCTGGGGCATGTACTTCCAGCAGTATTTCGACGGCCAGATTGAGGTGCACGACGTAGCCGTGAACGGCCGCAGCACCCGCAACTTCCGCACCGAGGGGCGCTGGGCCAAGGTGCTGGCCGAGCTGCACCCCGGCGACTGGGTGTTCATCCAGTTTGGGCACAACGACAGCAAGATGGAGGACACCGCCCGCTACGTCGCGCCCCAAACCGCCTACCGCCAAAACCTGACCCGCTTCGTGCAGGAAGCCCGCCAGAAGGGGGCCCTGCCGGTGCTGCTCACGCCCGTGGGCCGCCGCTACTTTGACGCAAAAGGGCAGCGCAAAGACGACCACGGCGAGTACCCCGGCGTGGCGAAGGAAGTAGCCAAGCAGCAGAAAGTGCCGCTGATTGACTTGCACGAAACCAGCTGGGCCCTGTACGCGCAGCTGGGCGAGAAAGGCACGCAGCCGCTGTTTTGGAGCTACCAGAACGGGGCCCACAACGCCAAACTCGACAACACGCACTTCTCGGCCTACGGCGCCGAGCGCGTGGCCCAGCTGGTGGCCCAAGACGTGAAGAAACTGAACTTGCCGCTAGCCAAGAACTTGCGCGCCACGGGCTTCGACGGCAAATTTGTATTTGACTTGCCGGTGGTGCTGGCGCCGTATTTTGAGAAGGACACCTTCAACATTAAGAGGCTATCCAAATAG
- a CDS encoding IS5 family transposase has product MATVQEFTISDTLWARLAPLLPAHVGKAHPLGCHRPRIPDRDARSAIFFVLRTGCQWKALDATGLCQSSTAHSRFQQWVQAGVFARRWDEALGDYDELLGLNFAWMALDGSLHKAPLGGKKNRPQPHGPRQRRRQAQPVDGGPGHPGGAGARRGQPPRREAGGEHLGQRAAPGRSGPASPPGSGQQGLCLAAGYASKQVRELLAGLGYTAHIRPRGEEVQAKKAGQKARRWAVERTHSWRNRFRHLLIRWAKKPENYLAMLHFACARITWSNCLFG; this is encoded by the coding sequence ATGGCGACAGTTCAAGAATTCACGATTTCAGACACGCTTTGGGCGCGGTTAGCGCCCCTGCTGCCCGCGCATGTGGGCAAGGCCCACCCGCTGGGCTGCCATCGGCCGCGCATCCCGGACCGGGACGCGCGGAGCGCCATCTTCTTCGTTTTGCGCACGGGCTGCCAGTGGAAAGCGCTGGATGCAACCGGTTTGTGCCAAAGCAGTACCGCCCACAGCCGGTTCCAGCAGTGGGTGCAAGCCGGCGTATTTGCCCGCCGCTGGGACGAGGCCCTGGGCGACTACGACGAGCTGCTTGGGTTGAATTTTGCGTGGATGGCGCTCGACGGCTCGCTGCACAAAGCGCCGCTGGGCGGAAAAAAAAACCGGCCCCAACCCCACGGACCGCGGCAACGGCGGCGTCAAGCGCAGCCTGTTGACGGAGGCCCGGGGCATCCCGGTGGGGCTGGTGCTCGACGGGGCCAACCGCCACGACGGGAAGCTGGTGGAGAGCACCTGGGCCAGCGTGCCGCCCCAGGCCGAAGCGGCCCGGCAAGCCCACCGGGCAGCGGGCAGCAGGGGCTGTGCCTGGCTGCCGGCTACGCCTCGAAACAGGTGCGCGAACTGCTGGCCGGCTTGGGCTACACGGCCCACATCCGCCCGCGTGGGGAAGAAGTCCAGGCTAAAAAAGCCGGCCAGAAAGCCCGGCGCTGGGCCGTGGAGCGGACCCACTCCTGGCGCAACCGCTTCCGGCACTTGCTTATTCGCTGGGCCAAAAAGCCCGAAAACTACCTGGCCATGCTTCATTTTGCTTGCGCGCGAATCACCTGGTCCAATTGCCTATTTGGATAG
- a CDS encoding IS481 family transposase: MGKIPHGCVTTTPATRRLIQQSTESLQKVAKQLGINEKAVAKWRGRTTTEEAVRGPKPASTVLTPAGEAAVVLFRQQTLLPLDDCLYALQQTIPTRSRAALHRCFQRHGVSRLPPDEEASAAKKAKFKDYPLGYLHLDFAEVQAEEGKQYRFIAIDRTSKLAFAGLHPHATQAIAVDFLRRVLPQIPYKVHKLLTDNGIQFRHLPHQPQVGRPPVGQLCDAWGIEQRFTKPAHPWTNGQVERMNRTVKEATIKCFHHETNDQLNGHLQSFLQVYNFAKRLKRLKGLTPYEFVCAEWRKNSNNFIRDPTHYPPGPHTGATTG, translated from the coding sequence ATGGGCAAAATACCACATGGCTGCGTCACAACAACGCCGGCAACTCGGCGTCTTATCCAGCAAAGTACAGAAAGCCTACAAAAGGTAGCCAAGCAATTGGGTATCAACGAAAAAGCAGTGGCCAAGTGGCGCGGCCGCACCACGACCGAAGAGGCCGTGCGCGGTCCTAAACCCGCCTCTACGGTGCTCACGCCCGCCGGGGAAGCGGCTGTCGTTTTGTTTCGCCAACAGACCCTGCTGCCCCTCGATGATTGCCTCTATGCGTTGCAGCAGACCATTCCGACCCGGAGCCGCGCGGCCCTGCATCGCTGTTTTCAACGCCACGGCGTCAGCCGCTTGCCACCGGACGAAGAGGCGAGCGCGGCAAAAAAGGCGAAGTTCAAGGACTATCCACTGGGGTATCTGCACCTCGACTTTGCCGAGGTGCAGGCCGAGGAAGGCAAACAGTATCGTTTTATCGCCATTGACCGCACCAGTAAGCTGGCCTTTGCTGGGTTACACCCGCACGCTACCCAGGCCATCGCGGTAGACTTTCTGCGGCGGGTCTTGCCCCAGATTCCCTACAAGGTGCATAAGCTGCTGACGGACAACGGAATTCAGTTTCGCCATTTGCCTCACCAGCCGCAAGTAGGCCGCCCCCCGGTGGGGCAGCTCTGCGACGCGTGGGGTATCGAGCAGCGTTTTACCAAGCCCGCCCACCCCTGGACTAACGGCCAGGTCGAACGGATGAACCGCACGGTCAAAGAAGCGACGATTAAATGCTTTCACCATGAGACCAATGACCAGCTTAATGGACACTTGCAAAGCTTTTTACAGGTTTACAATTTTGCTAAACGGCTTAAGCGCCTGAAAGGACTCACCCCCTACGAATTTGTTTGTGCTGAATGGAGAAAAAATTCTAATAATTTTATTCGCGACCCCACCCACTATCCTCCGGGACCACACACCGGGGCCACGACCGGGTGA
- a CDS encoding UxaA family hydrolase, producing MKHLVAKIHSADNVLVALADLPIGTPVTAGGFTVTTTAAIPAKHKLAMHPLAPGDAVTMYGVLVGRMRLAVPAGGLLTTANIQHATDSYEEGQARAPWAAPDVTHWQGRTFQGFHRADGRVGTANHWLVVPLVFCENRNIQVLQAALVDDLGYGRRKSYRPQTQALIELMQAGKSVEEILQADLEGTLNGAPKPRLFPNVDGVHFLTHEGGCGGIRQDAQTLCGLLAGYITHPNVAGATVLSLGCQNAQVAMLQAEIAKRDPNFSKPLFVLEQQQLGTEETLVSQALRQTFVGLMQANGQRRQPAPLSKLTLGLECGGSDGFSGISANPALGYASDVLVALGASVILAEFPELCGVEQEIVNRSVTPETAHRFTSLMKAYGDSAVAVGSGFDMNPSPGNIRDGLITDAMKSAGAARKGGSSPVVAVLDYPELVTQPGLNLLCTPGNDVESTTAEVGSGANIVVFTTGLGTPTGNPVAPVVKVSSNTQLALRMPDIIDLNTGTVIDGEETIEQAGERILDYLVRVASGETEVSAVRHGQEDFIPWKRGVSL from the coding sequence ATGAAACACCTGGTTGCGAAAATCCACTCCGCCGACAACGTACTGGTGGCCCTGGCGGACCTGCCCATCGGTACGCCCGTGACGGCCGGCGGCTTCACCGTGACCACCACGGCCGCCATTCCGGCCAAGCACAAGCTGGCCATGCACCCGCTGGCCCCCGGCGACGCCGTGACCATGTACGGCGTGCTGGTGGGCCGCATGCGCCTGGCTGTGCCCGCCGGCGGCCTGCTCACCACCGCCAACATCCAGCACGCCACCGACAGCTACGAGGAAGGCCAGGCCCGGGCCCCCTGGGCGGCCCCCGACGTAACGCACTGGCAGGGCCGCACTTTCCAGGGCTTCCACCGGGCCGATGGGCGCGTGGGCACCGCCAATCACTGGCTGGTGGTGCCGCTGGTGTTCTGCGAAAACCGCAACATCCAAGTGCTGCAAGCGGCCCTGGTGGACGACCTCGGCTACGGCCGCCGCAAGAGCTACCGGCCCCAAACGCAGGCGCTTATCGAGCTAATGCAAGCCGGCAAGTCGGTGGAAGAAATCCTCCAGGCCGACTTGGAAGGGACCCTGAACGGGGCCCCCAAGCCGCGCCTGTTCCCGAACGTGGACGGCGTGCACTTCCTGACCCACGAGGGCGGCTGCGGCGGCATCCGGCAGGACGCGCAGACGCTGTGCGGCCTGCTGGCCGGCTACATCACCCACCCCAACGTGGCCGGTGCCACCGTGCTCAGCCTGGGCTGCCAGAACGCGCAAGTAGCCATGCTGCAAGCCGAAATTGCGAAGCGTGACCCGAACTTCAGCAAACCGCTGTTTGTGCTGGAGCAGCAGCAGCTGGGCACCGAGGAAACGCTGGTGAGCCAGGCCCTGCGCCAAACCTTTGTGGGCCTGATGCAGGCCAACGGCCAGCGCCGCCAGCCCGCGCCCCTGAGCAAGCTCACGCTGGGCCTGGAGTGCGGCGGCTCGGACGGCTTCTCGGGCATTTCGGCCAACCCCGCGCTGGGCTATGCCTCCGACGTGCTGGTGGCCCTGGGGGCCTCCGTCATCCTGGCCGAATTCCCGGAGCTGTGCGGCGTGGAGCAGGAAATCGTGAACCGCTCGGTAACGCCCGAAACGGCCCACCGCTTCACTTCGCTGATGAAAGCTTACGGCGACAGCGCCGTAGCCGTGGGCTCGGGCTTCGACATGAACCCCTCGCCGGGCAACATCCGCGACGGGCTAATTACCGACGCCATGAAATCGGCCGGGGCGGCCCGCAAGGGCGGCTCGTCGCCGGTGGTGGCCGTGCTCGACTACCCCGAGCTGGTGACGCAGCCCGGCCTGAACCTGCTCTGCACGCCCGGCAACGACGTGGAAAGCACCACCGCCGAGGTGGGCTCGGGGGCCAACATTGTGGTGTTCACCACCGGCCTGGGCACGCCCACCGGCAACCCCGTGGCCCCCGTCGTCAAGGTCAGCTCCAACACCCAGCTGGCCCTGCGGATGCCCGACATCATCGACCTGAACACCGGCACCGTCATCGACGGCGAGGAAACCATCGAGCAAGCCGGCGAGCGCATCCTCGATTACCTGGTGCGCGTGGCCAGCGGCGAAACGGAAGTCAGCGCCGTGCGCCACGGCCAGGAAGACTTTATCCCCTGGAAACGAGGCGTTTCGTTGTAG
- a CDS encoding tagaturonate reductase has translation MMPLLTPDLVRAGAASPAASLPAPALLSLPEKVLQFGTGVLLRGLPDFLIDQANRQGLFNGRVVVVKSTDGGDAGAFARQGALYTVCVRGVEDGHTVAENVVCAALSRVLSARSQWADVLAFAASPDLQMVISNTTEVGIELLDGEDIHAAPPRSFPGKLLAVLWARFQAFAGAPDRGLVIVPTELVPNNGTKLRAILRTLAERQALGPDFLHWLDTANDCCNSLVDRIVPGAPAAGALAALQAELGYTDELLISAEAYRLWAIEGGPRVRQALSFAPTDPGIFIQPDITLFRELKLRLLNGTHSLSCGLAVLASFGTVRAAMDDRNLASFIHNLMLADLLPGISYPIDEKVGQRFGLQVLDRFRNPAVEHRWLAITLNYSAKMSLRVVPTLVHYSQHFGAVPQYVALGWAAYLLFMRGETQDEKGTWHGRLPNGTAYPIHDERAGYFANLWQRLPVHMLTASVLADVSLWGQDLGALPGFTAAVTQHLAQLLTHGAPAAVGALLGRAVPAPAG, from the coding sequence ATGATGCCCTTACTAACGCCCGACCTCGTGCGGGCCGGCGCAGCCAGCCCTGCCGCCTCACTGCCCGCCCCGGCCCTGCTCAGCCTCCCCGAAAAAGTGCTGCAATTCGGCACCGGCGTGCTGCTGCGCGGCCTGCCCGACTTTCTCATCGACCAGGCCAACCGCCAGGGCCTGTTCAACGGCCGCGTGGTGGTCGTGAAGTCCACCGACGGGGGCGACGCCGGCGCCTTTGCCCGCCAGGGGGCCCTGTACACGGTGTGCGTGCGGGGCGTGGAGGACGGCCACACCGTGGCCGAAAACGTGGTGTGCGCTGCCCTTAGCCGCGTGCTGTCGGCCCGCAGCCAGTGGGCCGACGTGTTGGCCTTTGCCGCCAGCCCCGATCTGCAAATGGTCATCTCCAACACCACCGAGGTAGGCATTGAACTGCTTGACGGCGAAGATATTCACGCCGCGCCGCCGCGCTCGTTTCCGGGCAAGCTGCTGGCCGTGCTGTGGGCCCGGTTCCAGGCATTTGCTGGGGCCCCGGACCGGGGCCTGGTCATCGTGCCCACCGAGCTAGTGCCCAACAACGGCACCAAGCTGCGCGCCATTTTGCGCACCCTGGCCGAGCGCCAGGCCCTGGGGCCCGATTTCCTACACTGGCTGGACACGGCCAACGACTGCTGCAACTCGCTGGTGGACCGCATTGTGCCCGGCGCGCCGGCCGCCGGGGCCTTGGCCGCGTTGCAAGCCGAGCTGGGCTACACCGACGAGCTGCTCATCAGCGCCGAGGCTTACCGCCTGTGGGCCATCGAGGGCGGGCCGCGGGTGCGGCAGGCACTGAGCTTCGCGCCCACCGACCCCGGCATTTTCATTCAGCCTGACATCACCCTGTTTCGGGAGCTGAAGCTGCGCCTGCTCAACGGCACGCACTCGCTGAGCTGCGGGCTGGCGGTGCTGGCCAGCTTCGGCACGGTGCGCGCGGCGATGGACGACCGCAACCTGGCCTCGTTCATCCACAACCTGATGCTGGCCGACCTGCTGCCCGGCATCTCCTATCCCATCGACGAAAAGGTGGGCCAGCGCTTCGGCCTGCAAGTGCTCGACCGCTTCCGCAACCCCGCCGTGGAGCACCGCTGGCTGGCCATCACCCTCAACTACAGCGCCAAGATGAGCCTGCGCGTGGTGCCCACGCTGGTGCACTACAGCCAGCACTTCGGAGCCGTGCCGCAGTACGTGGCCCTGGGTTGGGCGGCGTACCTGCTGTTCATGCGCGGCGAAACGCAGGACGAAAAGGGCACCTGGCACGGCCGCCTGCCCAACGGCACCGCTTACCCCATTCACGACGAGCGGGCCGGCTACTTCGCCAACCTCTGGCAGCGGCTGCCCGTTCACATGCTAACCGCCAGCGTATTGGCCGACGTTTCCCTGTGGGGCCAGGACTTGGGGGCCCTGCCCGGCTTTACGGCCGCCGTAACCCAGCACCTGGCCCAGCTATTGACCCACGGGGCCCCGGCCGCCGTGGGGGCCCTGCTGGGCCGCGCCGTACCCGCGCCGGCTGGGTAA
- a CDS encoding pectate lyase gives MVPTPGAVFWARFYELDTDRPIYVGRGTTSENERRAGYLYAGTWPEKLLTQAYPQWQQKQAKPAGQ, from the coding sequence ATGGTGCCCACGCCCGGGGCCGTGTTCTGGGCCCGGTTTTACGAGCTGGACACCGACCGGCCGATTTACGTGGGCCGCGGCACTACCAGCGAAAACGAGCGCCGCGCCGGCTACCTCTACGCCGGCACCTGGCCCGAAAAGCTCCTTACCCAGGCCTACCCCCAGTGGCAGCAAAAACAAGCCAAACCCGCCGGCCAGTAG
- a CDS encoding N-acetylornithine carbamoyltransferase, which yields MKNFTSFADAGDYKALLQQALEIKANPYGYQHIGRNKTVGLIFFNPSLRTRLSSIKAAYNLGAQAWVLNAGADSWTLEMADGAVMNGGTQEHIKDAIAVMSQYCDVLGVRTFPTLTDRDEDYQEVVFNKILQYATVPVISLESATLHPLQSFADLITVAETKQKERVKVVLTWAPHVRALPQCVPNSFADWFSEIDWVDFVITHPEGYELAEQFTKGARIEYDQKKAFEGADYIYAKNWSSYRNYGQILSSDPAWMVSEAHMAYTNSAKFLHCLPVRRNVEVSDAVLDSPNSLIIQEAGNRTISMQTVLHELIK from the coding sequence ATGAAAAACTTCACTTCCTTCGCCGATGCGGGTGACTATAAAGCCCTGTTACAGCAAGCCCTAGAAATCAAGGCCAATCCCTACGGCTACCAGCACATCGGGCGCAACAAAACCGTCGGCCTCATCTTCTTCAATCCCAGCCTGCGCACCCGGCTCAGCTCCATCAAGGCAGCTTATAACCTGGGGGCCCAAGCCTGGGTGCTCAACGCCGGAGCCGACTCCTGGACCCTGGAAATGGCCGACGGCGCAGTGATGAACGGCGGCACCCAGGAGCACATCAAGGATGCCATTGCGGTAATGAGCCAGTATTGCGACGTGCTGGGCGTGCGCACCTTCCCCACCCTCACCGACCGCGACGAGGACTACCAGGAAGTCGTGTTTAACAAGATTCTCCAGTACGCCACCGTGCCCGTCATCAGCCTGGAAAGCGCCACCCTGCACCCCCTGCAAAGCTTCGCCGATCTCATTACCGTGGCCGAAACCAAGCAGAAGGAGCGCGTGAAAGTGGTGCTCACCTGGGCCCCGCATGTGCGCGCCCTGCCCCAGTGCGTGCCCAACTCGTTCGCCGACTGGTTTTCGGAAATCGACTGGGTGGATTTCGTCATCACCCACCCCGAAGGCTACGAGTTGGCCGAGCAGTTCACCAAGGGCGCCCGCATCGAATACGACCAAAAGAAAGCCTTCGAGGGCGCCGACTACATCTACGCCAAAAACTGGAGCAGCTACCGCAACTACGGCCAAATCCTCAGCTCCGACCCCGCCTGGATGGTAAGCGAAGCCCACATGGCCTACACCAACAGTGCCAAATTTCTGCACTGCCTGCCCGTGCGCCGCAACGTGGAAGTATCCGATGCCGTGCTGGACTCGCCCAACTCCCTTATCATTCAGGAAGCCGGCAACCGAACTATTTCCATGCAAACCGTGCTGCACGAATTAATAAAATAG
- a CDS encoding glycosyl hydrolase family 28 protein codes for MLCDNITLRRVTAKNPWYGQNTDALDLESCRNGIVEGCTFDVGDDGICIKSGRDEQGRQRGVPTENFIVRDTKVYHAHGGFVIGSEMSGGAATCS; via the coding sequence ATGCTGTGCGACAACATTACGCTGCGCCGCGTGACGGCCAAAAACCCCTGGTACGGCCAGAACACCGACGCCCTGGACCTCGAATCGTGCCGCAACGGGATTGTGGAAGGCTGCACGTTTGACGTGGGCGACGACGGCATTTGCATCAAAAGCGGCCGCGACGAGCAGGGCCGCCAGCGCGGCGTGCCGACGGAAAACTTCATTGTGCGCGACACCAAGGTGTACCACGCCCACGGCGGCTTTGTGATTGGCTCGGAAATGTCGGGCGGGGCCGCAACCTGTTCGTGA